The following DNA comes from Sander lucioperca isolate FBNREF2018 chromosome 2, SLUC_FBN_1.2, whole genome shotgun sequence.
GACTGACTAGATCTCATCCCACAGGACCTTCTTACCTTTGTAGTAGATGTAGCTGATGAGACACATGACAGTGTTTGGATCCAACTTTTCCAACAGCCTGTCAATCTTCCCGTTGGTCTTCCCCGCCACGTACTTATTGATGGTATCAGCACTTTCTGTGGTTTGGCTGAAGTCCACATTAAACCCATCTGCGAAGTACGACTGCTTCAGGGTCTGCAGGAACTCTGGCTTTGGCTTGAAGTGGTCGTCCACGAACACGGCGGTCCCTTCGCTGGCGTCCTCCTGAGATGTGTTGTTGGCCATCTGGAGCAACGTCTGGAAGGCCTGGTCCACATCTGTCTGCGTCAGGAGGGAGCTGTTGAAACCCAGACCACTGAAAAGCTGACGGTGCGTCTCCCCCTGCGCTCCCACGGACAACATAGCCAAGGCGGCCGACACACTAGCCGGGGAGAAGAAGATATTCTGTCCCTGTGAGTCAGCATCAGCTGCTAACTGCCTGTAGAGTCGGAAGGAAAACTCTTTGTTTGCTTCGTTCACCAGGGAGACGCTGTTAGCGCTGCCGTCCACTACAGTGTCTTGGACGGTCTTGTCGTCGTCGTGACCCAAATGGTGATGGCCTCTGCCCACGCAGATCACCGCTGATAGGACCCAGAGACCCACGGCTGCACGCATCATCATCATTGTGAACTAAGACAAAAGTTCAAAAGTTCAGCTTCATTGTTTTTAATGAGGAAACTGATTGTACTGGAGGTATTTTCTGAAGTTCAGTATAATGTGAATCTGATGAGTATGTGGGGTGTTTAGTTACTCTCAAAGAAATCTGATTAAAGGGTGATATTTTTCAAGCTGGATATATCCCTATTCATTTGTGTGTAAGTAACTGaaaatctttgaaactggtccagtattgagcaagaacgctgtaaccagcagctgtgaaccaggctgcaatgtaaaCAAAACTCAACAACAAACATTTTCTGGATGTGAggatcgagagagagagatcgcCAGAACTGAATGTCCAGCCCTTTTTAAAGGACAAAGAGTCAATCAAGCAAATGTGAACCAGGTGTAGACTACCACACCTCTGCCTGCCTCCTACCCAGCTCACATGAGTGGGAGGGGTCATCACAATTGTTAAATTAATgaatatctatctataaattacAGGAATGTCTGCATGTCTGTTTGTCTTTCATTCGCATATCGCTCGAACCGTTATtctgatggatttcaaacttgacaggtgtcttgctacgggcacgagtaagtgcagtgccaagtttgacattgtttggattagaaatgcaaaagacatcattaaatatatatcggtaaaagaagcagacattggcttttgccgctgtAGCTTCtggcccctccccctctcacacagCACACTgactgaggaccagagacagagagggtcgAAGAAAGTAGctgagctttggcagctaaaatgtgaaatacacctcagacccacaaacatttgcaaagtagcactactttggactgtctttgactttgaataaacaaacgacaattcccgaatttaacgacgtttcagaatcccacacgTGCAAAGCACAATCAGATACAGACAACAAGtggcagacagagcgtgatgccacttataggcaggctaccagacactgtttttgAGTCACATCGTTGCAAATATCACATGATGATGCATCATTCCACatgctttgtcttctgtatcaCCAAGTTATTCAATAGGCTATCTATTAGGCTACAGGAACGTCTatatgtcagtgtgtttgttaTTTGCATATTTCTCGAACCGTTCAAAACTTGACAGGTTTCTTGCTAGGAGCACGAGTGTGTGCAGtcccaagtttgacgttgtttggataaGAAATGAGAAATCTACGATTGAAAGAACCATAAACAGCTTCTTGCCACTCTAATTACCCTCCCCCCTCCTAAAGAAGTAGATTACCCTCGCCCCTCCTAAAGTAGTAGCTACCTGCTCCAGCCAACCTCCCCCTGAATCTTTGCCTATTaaagctctgacacaccaacccgacagccgaccgtcagcagaaaagaCAGTCGGACTGACAGCCTCcccaagttggtcaaaaaagtgcctcagaacacaccgaagcgatgcCGACTTGAGCATATGTTCTGCGTGTGTGCGAGacataatatgtctccataacagcaagtGGCACTAATCTgaattgtcgcccaaaaaatgaaaaccggcagctgattggaagaacgcgtcacgtggttctggCTTCtccccgaccataatggcggctcattcagaatatgatctcatattttataaaaatagttcactgaaacgtgtttctgaaaacattttaagtaagaaataggccatgcagttgctgaatctgtcttcatttcagatcaacaaaggtcagtttaaagattttagtcagattttgagaggtgttcgtcaggctcatcccgctcgtcatttctggtaattggtcattgagtccgactgcccactggccgattcaacaagtcaaattggcccaaattaaagccgacggctcctccgactgacaacggcacagaacacaccaaacagactggagtcactgacctcatcgacggccgataatcgtgTTGGTGTGCCAGCGCCTTTACTCTAATTGCCCTTCCCCCTCCTAAAGTAGTACCTACTCCGGCACTAAAACGTCGCTCATTACGTTTTGTGGATGTTCGTTTTTCCCCTCAAGTAGTAGCCTGCTCTGAACCTCACCTGAATCTTCGCGCTTATTCATTTGTGGATGTTACCTGAATCTGTAAGTCAGCTACAATGCTTAATTCtgaatattatattttattctggTGCGCTTAACATTATCGTTTTTTCAGAATTTAGGCTACTGTGTAATAGTTGCCTAGGCTATTCATCAACTCAAACATATGCTATTCAATGAATACCATAGTCTCTTTCACGGCATTGCACTGCCCCATACCACCCATAGTAttctatttatatttgtatgtacatactgtaacaaCATTTATGCATGCCCATATTCTACTACTCTTTATACTGTTCATACTGCACGTACACTTATTTTTCCTACTCCTAAAATGTTAGTTACTACACTGCACATTTCTGTCTATACTGTTCATACtctatatccatatttattctgctcttattttactgttaaagtCACTGCACATATCCTTACTGTACACCATACCACTTCAttactgtatactactgtctacactgcactatatgaCATATACTGTTTATACTGCACTACCTGTCTATACTgttcacattgcacttttctgcacttctggttagacgcTAACTGCCTTTCATTGTCTCTCTGATTGTACTCTTGGGGTGGTGATGTCACAGtagatatgacacatgcctttggtgtggaagACCggagtttgattcccactgcgatacattaagcaatgtgtccctgagcaagacacctaacccctagttgctccttGTCCTCTGACATATAGCAATTATAagtcgctttggacaaaagcgtcagctaaattacatgtaatgtaatgtaatgtactctgcacaatgacaataaagttgaaactaaagtaaatctaatctaaactcCTGCTACCTGTACACAGATACCCAAATACATGTCACCTAATATCACCATTATAAATTGTTATGCAACCATGCAGTTCAATTTTCCATATTTATTGTATGTCATTATGTCAGTATCAGTATTTGCTTTCTACCatgcacaaataaaaatgtcactgaACTTTTGCTGTGTAATTGTAACAATGAGCACTCAAACACACCAAACCAACAattactaaaacacacacacacaaaaacagattttgcacgggcactgcactagtaacAAATAACACTAAAAAACATCAATAAATCTAGTCATCTCTAAAGTATTTACAGTTCCAGTGTGCACAGTTACATCTTAAACTCAATGTGTTAAACTGTATTTAACTGTTGGCAGAGTATTTAAACTTGTATGtgaaacacataaaaacaatcCATCTTTCTAACAGCTTACCTTCTCCTGGTTGAAGCACAGACAGAGAAGCATAGACTGGACGAAGAGAGATGTTCCTTTTTATAAGATAAATCAGAGAAACTGCACTTTGGCTTTGTTTATTCTCTGTCTCGAACTCTTATTTGCTCGGCCCCTGCATTTGTTCTGTGTAATCATGTTTTCCCGTAACTCACGTCCAACTGAGGCTgcagcagataaacacacaagCCATGAACTGTTTGACCAGTTTAAacctacaggacaaatgttcagcgtcagcTTTCCTGTATTTGAAGGCTGACCGGATTTCAACCTTTTGTAACTGCACACAGCTTGACAACTTCCTGGAAAGCGGTTTTCTTAGTTAGGCTACGGTACAGTGTTCACAGTAAATAATAAGACTCAACATACATTTAATGTTACAAgttcacagcagcagcagtgtgtgtatgtgtctgtgtgcttatgtgtgtgtgtgtgtgtgtgtgtgtgtgtgtgtgtgtgtgtgtgtgtgtgtgtgtgtgtgtgtgtgtgtgtgtgtgtgtgtgtgtgtgtgtgtgtgtgtgtgtgtgtgtgtgtgtactattccattgttaatatttatttaaaaactgcagttttatttaaaaactggagcagaattttaatcatgtgataaaatatgcaattaatcgcgataaactgtagaaattcagcgattatcgtgattaaaaaaaatgtatcgtttgacagccctaatatatatatatatatatatatatatatatatatatatatatatatatatatatttttttaacgttctacttctactctgctacatttcagagagaaatattgtactttttactccactacattcatctgttacagctttagttactagttactttacatattaagatttctgcacacaaacacatgtagttgataaaatctgatgtattattctaaatgaaactagccaacaatacaACGGCCTAAAaatccagctgagatgatcagaccattaaacacacaactggttggatcctttacactttctacaatgttttaatactttaaacacatttccctgatgatacttacagacttttactgaagtaacattatCAATGCAGCACTTTaacttgtaatagagtattttacagagtggtattagtactttaactgcAGTAATGTGTATTGGAGAAACTGTATTGTGTAAGCCTTTGcaaatacactgtaaaaaagggttttcattttttgacaGCAATACATGTTACTTCATGTTGTGTCACTGTTGTGGACTTGAAACATTGCGTCTTTCCAAcatctgggattgctccgttgacgccggaaattccgctggatgtccctcccgtccctctttctttgtgttggcgttctaaactccagtggatttgtgaggactatggttaactgctcctcggatctctgcagggtaaatccagacagctagctagactatctgtccaatcagttttctgttgcagaccttcctccacagcgctgtggaggaaggtctggcaaagagaGACTAGTCAACTGATGACTACATCTCATGGGATGGActctaagacgcgaggaagggaagcaagtaAAGGAAACGTGGATGCAATTTCAGGGAAGTTAGATTCACCTTCCTGCACCAAGGGGACACATCCAGCATCCATCCACACAGACACATCATTGTTATAGAGGAAAGCATAAAtattttaacacaaataatAATTTGAATGATTTTATTTCCAAGAACAAAGCATAAAGTTTTTGTTCAGCTACATTAAAATTGTCTAAAactttttaaatcaaaacacaacatgtagtttataataaGATTGTATTCATTTTATGGATATATTTTCCTCAACATAGATTACTAAATAATCCAAATCAGACACCGTGCCCTTAAAGTAGAAGAGGTTTATTATTCActaaatgttttacataaacACATGATAAATCTAAATATAAAGCGAgaaaactgtccgacttgaccgcAGCGTTTTGTCACCACCCAGCAGGGGTACACAGTGGGTTACTTTGGGGTCCTTCTttaagtcattttggggtacaatggttctggagaaagctacaagcagcaaGACAGGAGACCAAACAATCAGTCCTAAACAGACATGTTTGAAAGGGTTAGTTAGTTAAGATAAAATGACAAATGATCAATGAAATTCAGAAACTGTGTCCTTACTTTTAAAGATTAAACTCTACATTACATCAGCCAGCATAGAAACTGATACTGCAtcaacatttgtttgtttgttcccgtttcttttgttgttttgccCTTAAAACTGATGTTCTGCTTGTTTGCAAAATGAAAACTCAGCCGAAGAGGACATGAATGATCCTTTTAATCCAACTCATGACTAGAGACCAAACTGATTTCTTAACTTCTTGTCTTAACTGACACTCTTGCAGCAGCTGGTCTACCGACATCTCCTGATCTCTAAAAACCAACTTCAAATGACCACATTCGTTCTCATCACTGATCCAGCCCTGCAGTGCAATTTTAATAGTAGTTTGGTTAAATCCAAAGAAAGTCAGGAGAACTCTGTCAGGCAAAAGTTGGCAGTCGAATGGCGGCGTTGACTGTGAGCTCATGTACAAGACGTCTGTAGCGTTGTCTTTGGCACAGTTATCAACCGTGACTGAACCGTGGTTGAAAGCCAACATGTAAATGTCATTTCCATCACCGCCGACCAGGTAATCGCCACCGGTGGACACCAAGATGTCATTGCCGTCCGAGCCTTTGAGAAGAGAACTTTCGTAACCGGACACCAAGATATCAGAGTAGACGGTGCCGATGACTATCTCCACATCCTTCAACACGTCGCCCTCAGCATCGGCGTAGCGGCCTTGTCCCGTCAGCAGGTTGACATAAACTCCTTTACCTGTGTCAGGATCGCCCCGGTACACAACCGTGTCTCTGCCAGGACCGCCGTCCATCAGATCAGCCCCTGGTCCAGGAAGGAAGACGTCCTGGCCAGAGTTTCCCATCATAGTGTCATTTCCGTCCTCGCCATAAAGAGTGTCATCGCCCAAGCCACCAATCAGGATGTCGTCTCCGTTCCCTCCGATCAGCGTGTCATCGCCTCCTTCCAAGGCGTCATCCTTCCAcccaccaatcagagcgttgtCTTGATCGTTACCTAAGGCAagaggcaaggcagctttatgtccacagcacatttcagcaacaaggtgATTTAAAGTGAttcacataaaacattaaagagcagtaaAAACTATTTAAAGAAATCgttaaaaagaatataaaaacTGCTAAAGTCCAGTTCTGAGCAAAGATTCAAGACAAGATGCAACGCTCCAGTCTGCAGCATTCTGAAAGCTGCTAGTTTCCACCAATTAGACGAGACGtgtatcatctgcatagaaACAACTCTCTGTACCATACAGCCCCCCCAATATTCAAAACTAGTTGAATCCAAAGTAATGCCCTTGCTCTGgacttccgttctaacttcagacttttcaggttttttttgtagCTGTT
Coding sequences within:
- the LOC116057259 gene encoding serpin A3-5-like, whose product is MLLCLCFNQEKFTMMMMRAAVGLWVLSAVICVGRGHHHLGHDDDKTVQDTVVDGSANSVSLVNEANKEFSFRLYRQLAADADSQGQNIFFSPASVSAALAMLSVGAQGETHRQLFSGLGFNSSLLTQTDVDQAFQTLLQMANNTSQEDASEGTAVFVDDHFKPKPEFLQTLKQSYFADGFNVDFSQTTESADTINKYVAGKTNGKIDRLLEKLDPNTVMCLISYIYYKGKWATQFDPKLTKQDDFNVDENTKVQAVMMNLEDSFHTYHDQELKTTVLQLPFNSSYSMLLMLPDVMATLENAISPNHVTKWLKAMMIPRRHDVYIPKFSIKTSYNLNDVLSEMGMTDMFGGRANLRGISEEQGLAVSKVVHKATLDVDETGAEAAASTAILIGRTIGLPAPVPVLKFNRPFMVIITERNTEKILFLGKIINPTI
- the LOC116057258 gene encoding bifunctional hemolysin/adenylate cyclase-like, which encodes MTNPSSCDESLMFPVTVDYRSQKPELLNLLQTHLQKRSINVEDESENECFRYRRNNSQMKRVFCGLQGKVMMMKNHDSVKEMYGSSGFDIMVGNSNENLLDPYTGGALMFGGEGKDTYVIKQGYGNDSLIDNFAEDQSIDTVLVDMDYLHGSQVTLDSSTEDLEVTITSKGEQFKFTLLNYTNSSKHQHLVFQSSDGVNFKLKSLNSTRDVAFFDTEAFKVTLKQLQVDCRLDLNSQRNLSKVHTVQGCPSQSNNILGNDQDNALIGGWKDDALEGGDDTLIGGNGDDILIGGLGDDTLYGEDGNDTMMGNSGQDVFLPGPGADLMDGGPGRDTVVYRGDPDTGKGVYVNLLTGQGRYADAEGDVLKDVEIVIGTVYSDILVSGYESSLLKGSDGNDILVSTGGDYLVGGDGNDIYMLAFNHGSVTVDNCAKDNATDVLYMSSQSTPPFDCQLLPDRVLLTFFGFNQTTIKIALQGWISDENECGHLKLVFRDQEMSVDQLLQECQLRQEVKKSVWSLVMSWIKRIIHVLFG